One genomic segment of Nocardioides cavernaquae includes these proteins:
- the cimA gene encoding citramalate synthase, with protein sequence MDLQGSFHVYDTTLRDGAQQEGLNLSVADKLTIARQLDDLGVGYIEGGWPGANPKDTEFFRRAALELDLKHAKLAAFGSTRRAGLKAADDPMIAALRDSGAPVVTLVAKSHDRHVELALRTTLEENLAMVRDTVAHLTAEGQTVFLDAEHFFDGYRANRSYALEVLRTAFDAGAQVAALCDTNGGMLPAWVADVVNDVRETTGVRVGIHCHNDTGCAVANTLAAVDAGATHVQGTINGYGERTGNADLISVVANLELKLDRRVLPHGLLTEATRIAHGIAEVTNVPPASRQPYVGTSAFAHKAGLHASAIKVDPMLYQHMDPIGVGNDMRLLVSDMAGRASIELKGKQLGFDLSGDKELLTAITNRVKELESRGFTFEAADASFELLLVEMVEGRRPSYFDVETWRVITETLSHRAEGEEAVSEATVKLTAGGVRFVVTGEGNGPVNALDSALRTAIGQAYPEVAKFDLIDFKVRILDQGHGTDAITRVLIETSDGASSWITVGVGHNVIEASWQALVDGLTYGLRKHHQD encoded by the coding sequence ATGGACCTGCAGGGTTCGTTCCACGTCTACGACACCACGCTGCGCGACGGCGCACAGCAGGAGGGTCTCAACCTCTCCGTCGCCGACAAGCTGACCATTGCGCGTCAGCTGGACGACCTGGGCGTGGGCTACATCGAGGGTGGCTGGCCGGGAGCGAACCCCAAGGACACCGAGTTCTTCCGCCGTGCCGCGCTCGAGCTCGACCTCAAGCACGCGAAGCTCGCGGCGTTCGGCTCCACCCGCCGCGCAGGTCTCAAGGCCGCCGACGACCCGATGATCGCCGCGCTGCGCGACAGCGGTGCCCCGGTGGTCACGCTGGTCGCGAAGTCGCACGACCGGCACGTGGAGCTGGCCCTGCGCACCACGCTCGAGGAGAACCTGGCGATGGTGCGCGACACGGTCGCCCACCTGACGGCCGAGGGCCAGACCGTCTTCCTCGACGCCGAGCACTTCTTCGACGGCTACCGCGCCAACCGCTCCTACGCGCTGGAGGTGCTCCGCACGGCGTTCGATGCGGGCGCCCAGGTCGCGGCGCTCTGTGACACCAACGGCGGCATGCTCCCGGCCTGGGTCGCAGACGTCGTCAACGACGTCCGCGAGACCACGGGCGTGCGGGTGGGCATCCACTGCCACAACGACACCGGCTGCGCGGTGGCCAACACCCTCGCGGCCGTCGACGCCGGCGCGACCCACGTCCAGGGCACCATCAACGGCTACGGCGAGCGCACCGGCAACGCGGACCTGATCTCCGTCGTCGCCAACCTCGAGCTCAAGCTCGACCGCCGTGTGCTCCCGCACGGGCTGCTCACCGAGGCCACCCGCATTGCCCACGGCATCGCGGAGGTCACCAACGTTCCGCCTGCGTCCCGCCAACCCTACGTCGGCACGTCGGCGTTCGCGCACAAGGCAGGTCTGCACGCGAGTGCCATCAAGGTCGACCCGATGCTCTACCAGCACATGGACCCGATCGGCGTCGGCAACGACATGCGTCTGCTGGTCTCCGACATGGCCGGTCGTGCGTCGATCGAGCTCAAGGGCAAGCAGCTCGGCTTCGACCTCTCCGGCGACAAGGAGCTGCTGACTGCGATCACCAACCGGGTCAAGGAGCTGGAGTCCAGGGGCTTCACGTTCGAGGCCGCGGACGCGTCGTTCGAGCTGTTGCTCGTCGAGATGGTCGAGGGGCGCCGCCCGTCGTACTTCGACGTCGAGACCTGGCGGGTCATCACCGAGACGCTCAGTCACCGCGCCGAGGGCGAGGAGGCGGTCTCCGAGGCGACCGTCAAGCTCACCGCAGGTGGGGTCCGGTTCGTCGTGACGGGGGAGGGCAACGGTCCGGTCAACGCGCTCGACTCCGCTCTGCGCACCGCGATCGGGCAGGCCTATCCCGAGGTCGCGAAGTTCGACCTCATCGACTTCAAGGTCCGCATCCTCGACCAGGGTCACGGCACCGACGCCATCACTCGCGTGCTGATCGAGACCAGCGACGGAGCCTCGTCGTGGATCACCGTGGGCGTCGGTCACAACGTGATCGAGGCGTCCTGGCAGGCGCTGGTGGATGGCCTGACCTACGGCCTGCGCAAGCACCACCAGGACTGA
- a CDS encoding O-methyltransferase, with product MSAPPDLPEIVARAFDVSRRAGYVSFCRNETGRLLAALAATRGGVLAEFGTGCGVGTAWLRSGVRNGAMILTAELDPRLAEAAQEIFVDDPQVEVLAADWSTLRDKGPFSLLFLDSGTPAEVGADSIADLVEPGGIVVLDDFVPCAGWPPVTDGRVDILREDWLTDERFTTVEVMVAPDASALIATRR from the coding sequence ATGAGCGCTCCGCCGGATCTGCCCGAGATCGTCGCCCGGGCGTTCGACGTGTCACGCCGCGCTGGATACGTCTCCTTCTGCCGCAACGAGACCGGTCGTCTGCTCGCAGCCCTCGCCGCCACCCGTGGCGGCGTACTCGCCGAGTTCGGCACCGGATGCGGCGTCGGCACCGCCTGGCTGCGCAGCGGGGTCCGCAACGGCGCAATGATCCTGACCGCCGAGCTCGACCCCCGGCTTGCCGAGGCGGCCCAGGAGATCTTCGTCGACGACCCGCAGGTCGAGGTGCTCGCCGCCGACTGGTCCACCCTGCGCGACAAGGGTCCGTTCTCGCTGCTCTTCCTCGACTCGGGCACGCCCGCCGAGGTCGGCGCGGACTCGATCGCAGACCTGGTCGAGCCGGGTGGCATCGTCGTCCTCGATGACTTCGTGCCCTGCGCCGGCTGGCCGCCGGTGACCGACGGCCGCGTGGACATCCTGCGCGAGGACTGGCTCACGGACGAGCGGTTCACCACCGTCGAGGTGATGGTCGCGCCCGACGCGTCCGCCCTCATCGCCACCCGGCGCTAG
- a CDS encoding MerR family transcriptional regulator, producing the protein MRISQLSEQAGLPVGTVKFYLRTGLLHAGRATSATQAVYDQSHVERLRLVRALLEVGKLSHAEIQRILAALSAPPTEPLQTMEVLGLAAADGNLEELPDLTEARGVVEELGWNISEDSPHLPALARALGALGGLGVLPSRDRIRVYAEAASHVARNDVTVVTEADAEIRALVAAAGTALYDAFLTALRRLATENQLARQRGRVPGQRATTIPTA; encoded by the coding sequence ATGAGGATCAGCCAACTGAGCGAGCAGGCCGGCCTGCCGGTCGGCACCGTCAAGTTCTACCTGCGCACAGGACTGCTGCACGCGGGTCGGGCCACGAGTGCCACCCAGGCGGTCTACGACCAGAGTCACGTCGAGCGCCTGCGCCTGGTGCGGGCGCTGCTCGAGGTCGGCAAGTTGAGCCATGCCGAGATCCAGCGGATCCTTGCGGCCCTCTCGGCTCCGCCGACCGAGCCGCTGCAGACCATGGAGGTGCTCGGGCTCGCTGCGGCCGACGGCAACCTCGAGGAGCTGCCCGACCTCACCGAGGCTCGCGGCGTCGTCGAGGAGCTCGGCTGGAACATCAGCGAGGACTCGCCGCACCTTCCGGCACTCGCCCGCGCACTCGGTGCCCTCGGTGGCCTCGGCGTCCTGCCGAGCCGTGACCGCATCCGGGTCTACGCCGAAGCCGCGTCCCACGTCGCGCGCAACGACGTGACCGTCGTGACCGAGGCGGACGCAGAGATCCGTGCGCTGGTCGCGGCCGCCGGCACCGCGCTGTACGACGCGTTCCTCACCGCCCTGCGTCGCCTCGCGACCGAGAACCAGCTGGCCCGCCAGCGTGGCCGCGTGCCCGGCCAGCGCGCCACGACGATCCCCACCGCCTGA
- a CDS encoding glycoside hydrolase family 16 protein: MPTPAPRRPLRWVAALALAAAAGFTPVVSAGTAGAASTDACGVKLAKASGGTWSCSFVDNFSGSALDTTKWTAMDTSLIGFSLGDTCFVKDKGYRVRNGQLDLIANRQDPFLCKTPWGGFTTQNIGGAVASAGKFSQTYGRFEARMKLPIYTGINLHGGYWLNPQQNAYGAWPASGEIDVAEWFSAFADKMYPSLHYTGSTLLADTKFDCPAGLAGAFHRYAVEWSATKMDFIYDGRLCFSRSWAPLVQVAPQPFDKAFYHALVWGQSGGVDPLADTTVYPATLSVDYVKTWY, encoded by the coding sequence TTGCCTACTCCTGCACCCCGTCGTCCACTCCGTTGGGTCGCCGCCCTTGCTCTCGCCGCCGCCGCGGGTTTCACGCCGGTCGTCTCGGCCGGCACCGCCGGTGCCGCCAGCACTGACGCCTGTGGCGTGAAGCTGGCCAAGGCATCGGGGGGCACCTGGTCCTGCTCGTTCGTGGACAACTTCAGTGGCTCTGCACTCGACACGACCAAGTGGACGGCGATGGACACCTCGCTGATCGGGTTTTCCCTGGGTGACACGTGTTTCGTCAAGGACAAGGGCTACCGGGTCCGCAATGGACAGCTTGACCTGATCGCAAATCGGCAGGACCCGTTCCTCTGCAAGACCCCGTGGGGTGGATTCACGACCCAGAACATCGGCGGCGCCGTCGCGTCTGCGGGCAAGTTCTCGCAGACCTATGGCCGGTTCGAGGCACGGATGAAGCTCCCGATCTACACCGGCATCAATCTGCACGGTGGCTACTGGCTCAACCCGCAGCAGAATGCCTACGGTGCCTGGCCGGCGTCGGGTGAGATCGATGTCGCCGAATGGTTCTCTGCATTCGCCGACAAGATGTACCCGTCGCTGCACTACACGGGAAGCACGCTCCTGGCCGACACGAAGTTCGACTGTCCGGCCGGACTGGCAGGGGCCTTCCATCGGTACGCAGTCGAGTGGTCGGCCACGAAGATGGACTTCATCTACGACGGCCGGCTCTGCTTCAGTCGGTCGTGGGCGCCGCTCGTCCAGGTTGCTCCGCAGCCTTTCGACAAGGCGTTCTACCACGCGCTCGTCTGGGGTCAGTCGGGTGGAGTTGACCCCCTGGCCGACACGACGGTGTACCCCGCGACTCTGTCGGTCGACTACGTGAAGACCTGGTACTGA
- a CDS encoding 3-isopropylmalate dehydrogenase, translating into MTSIKLAVIPGDGIGQEVVPEALKVLAAAGPAIGADVKFEQTQYDLGAERYLATGEVLPDSVLAEIRAQDAILLGAVGGKPGDPNLPPGILERGLLLKLRFELDHYVNLRPSKLFPGAASPLARYQGEGAGDIDFVVVREGTEGPYTGNGGSIRVGTPAEVATEVSLNTAFGVERVVRDAFARAQKRRKKLTLVHKTNVIVNAGKIWTRLVAEVGAEFPDVAVDYQHVDAMMIHLVANPSQFDVIVTDNLFGDIITDLAAAVTGGIGLAASGNVNPDRTTPSMFEPVHGSAPDIAGQQKADPTAAIGSVALMLDHLGYAEAAAAVDAAIIADLNERDGAPRRTSEVGDAIAARVAG; encoded by the coding sequence ATGACCAGCATCAAGCTCGCCGTGATCCCCGGAGACGGTATCGGCCAGGAAGTCGTCCCCGAAGCCCTCAAGGTCCTGGCTGCCGCCGGGCCCGCGATCGGTGCCGACGTGAAGTTCGAGCAGACCCAGTACGACCTGGGCGCCGAGCGCTACCTGGCGACCGGTGAGGTCCTTCCGGACTCCGTGCTGGCCGAGATCCGTGCCCAGGACGCCATCCTGCTCGGCGCGGTCGGCGGCAAGCCGGGCGACCCGAACCTGCCCCCGGGCATCCTCGAGCGCGGCCTGCTGCTCAAGCTCCGCTTCGAGCTCGACCACTACGTGAACCTGCGTCCGTCGAAGCTCTTCCCCGGTGCTGCCTCGCCGCTGGCCCGGTATCAGGGTGAAGGGGCGGGCGACATCGACTTCGTCGTCGTCCGCGAGGGCACCGAGGGCCCCTACACCGGCAACGGTGGCTCGATCCGCGTCGGCACCCCGGCCGAGGTCGCCACCGAGGTCAGCCTCAACACCGCGTTCGGTGTCGAGCGCGTCGTCCGCGACGCCTTCGCCCGCGCGCAGAAGCGCCGCAAGAAGCTCACGCTGGTCCACAAGACCAACGTCATCGTCAACGCGGGCAAGATCTGGACCCGCCTCGTGGCCGAGGTCGGCGCCGAGTTCCCCGACGTCGCCGTCGACTACCAGCACGTCGACGCCATGATGATCCACCTCGTCGCGAACCCGTCGCAGTTCGACGTGATCGTCACCGACAACCTCTTCGGCGACATCATCACCGACCTCGCCGCCGCCGTCACCGGTGGCATCGGCCTGGCCGCGTCGGGCAACGTGAACCCCGACCGCACCACGCCGTCCATGTTCGAGCCCGTCCACGGCTCGGCTCCGGACATCGCCGGCCAGCAGAAGGCCGACCCCACCGCCGCCATCGGCTCGGTCGCGCTCATGCTCGACCACCTGGGCTACGCCGAGGCGGCAGCTGCTGTCGACGCGGCCATCATCGCGGACCTCAACGAGCGCGACGGCGCGCCGCGTCGTACCTCCGAGGTCGGCGACGCGATCGCTGCGCGAGTAGCCGGCTGA
- a CDS encoding YczE/YyaS/YitT family protein: protein MTTTPLDASPTRPTLGPVVAAPLLADLTPLEQLRAGRMPRRLVQLVVGLWLYGTAMGMVIRSTLGLDPWDVFHAGVVAHADLSFGTVVIVVGALVLLLWVPLAQMPGLGTVANVVLIGLATDATLALLAAPDGMEARLALLVGGIVVNGLAGALYIGAQLGPGPRDGLMTGLVRRTGLSIRLVRTTLELTVLAVGFALGGQVGLGTLLYAVAIGPLVQLFLPLCVVRLDTLPEPGESS, encoded by the coding sequence ATGACCACGACTCCGCTGGACGCGTCGCCGACCAGGCCCACCCTCGGCCCGGTCGTTGCTGCGCCGCTCCTTGCCGACCTCACGCCGCTCGAGCAGCTCCGCGCGGGCCGGATGCCGCGACGCCTGGTCCAGCTGGTCGTCGGCCTCTGGCTGTACGGCACGGCGATGGGCATGGTCATCCGGAGCACGCTCGGGCTCGACCCGTGGGACGTCTTCCACGCCGGGGTGGTCGCACACGCCGACCTGAGCTTCGGCACGGTGGTGATCGTGGTGGGTGCTCTGGTGCTGCTGCTCTGGGTGCCGCTGGCTCAGATGCCCGGTCTGGGGACGGTCGCCAACGTGGTCCTGATCGGGCTCGCCACGGATGCCACGCTGGCGCTGCTCGCCGCCCCGGACGGCATGGAGGCGCGGCTCGCACTCCTGGTCGGTGGGATCGTGGTCAACGGCCTGGCCGGTGCTCTCTACATCGGCGCGCAGCTCGGCCCCGGACCGCGCGACGGCCTGATGACCGGCCTCGTGCGACGGACCGGCCTCTCGATCCGGCTGGTCCGCACGACGCTCGAGCTCACCGTGCTCGCGGTCGGTTTCGCCCTCGGTGGCCAGGTCGGCCTCGGCACGCTGCTCTACGCCGTGGCGATCGGCCCCCTGGTGCAGCTCTTCCTGCCTCTCTGCGTGGTCCGGCTGGACACGCTCCCGGAGCCGGGGGAGTCGTCATGA
- a CDS encoding serine/threonine-protein kinase, which translates to METVQVGDWTLLRRLGEGGMGVVHLAEDDQGRFAALKVLRPHVVGDEEARARLEREVSTLERVRSPWVAEIVDADPWGPVPFVATRYIDGPSLHDQVNALGPLGGRTLRHFATCLAQALVAVHQAGVLHRDVKPSNVVLDGETPILIDFGLARLGDDIRLTRTGFLLGTPGYLAPEILHGHEPGPAADVHSWAATVAFAGTGRAPFGSGPPMAVMDRVRRGEHDLAGLEPSVRVMVEAALDPDPLRRPTLPALVKVLAAPPRAGVTVPARSRGPVAEPTRVLRDEPPSDDGDEPPLWSPAPPKVRASVGELIRRWSVGLALLALVVAAVVAAPFIALAGVAVGVALLRWGAVTADGHRSRRDARGRKWYDFPHAVVLSPIDLMVSVPATLLLWVTAVLLGGLAVLACVIAGAPTGQWLGWAGAAFGMGVWLGPGSRRVRRPVGGLTRPLARTAGGWVLTMLVLLGLAGAAAYAVMQRGTDWMPLSGAPWDADWLDLFRL; encoded by the coding sequence GTGGAGACCGTCCAGGTCGGGGACTGGACCCTCCTGCGCCGTCTCGGAGAGGGCGGCATGGGCGTCGTCCATCTCGCCGAGGACGACCAGGGGCGCTTCGCCGCGCTCAAGGTGCTGCGTCCGCACGTCGTGGGTGACGAGGAGGCCCGCGCTCGACTCGAGCGCGAGGTGTCGACCCTGGAGCGGGTGCGCAGCCCGTGGGTCGCGGAGATCGTCGACGCCGATCCGTGGGGCCCCGTGCCGTTCGTGGCGACCCGCTACATCGACGGTCCGTCGCTGCACGACCAGGTCAACGCCCTGGGGCCGCTCGGTGGCCGCACGCTCCGCCACTTTGCCACCTGCCTCGCCCAGGCGCTCGTCGCCGTGCACCAGGCGGGGGTGCTCCACCGCGACGTGAAGCCCTCCAACGTGGTCCTCGACGGCGAGACGCCGATCCTGATCGACTTCGGCCTGGCCCGCCTCGGCGACGACATCCGGCTGACCCGCACCGGTTTCCTGCTCGGCACGCCGGGCTATCTCGCACCCGAGATCCTCCACGGCCACGAGCCGGGCCCGGCCGCTGACGTGCACTCGTGGGCGGCGACGGTTGCCTTCGCCGGCACCGGCCGTGCTCCGTTCGGCTCGGGTCCGCCGATGGCCGTCATGGACCGCGTACGCCGCGGCGAGCACGACCTCGCCGGCCTGGAGCCGTCCGTGCGGGTGATGGTCGAAGCGGCACTCGACCCGGACCCGCTGCGCCGCCCGACGCTGCCCGCGCTGGTGAAGGTTCTGGCTGCTCCGCCACGCGCCGGTGTGACCGTGCCGGCCCGCTCGCGTGGTCCGGTCGCCGAACCCACGCGCGTCCTGCGTGACGAGCCCCCGTCCGACGACGGCGACGAGCCGCCGCTCTGGTCACCTGCGCCTCCGAAGGTGCGTGCCTCGGTCGGCGAGCTGATCCGACGCTGGTCGGTCGGCCTCGCCCTGCTGGCCCTGGTCGTCGCCGCCGTCGTGGCGGCACCGTTCATCGCGCTGGCCGGGGTCGCCGTCGGCGTCGCCCTGCTGCGCTGGGGCGCGGTGACCGCGGACGGCCATCGCTCGCGCCGCGATGCCCGCGGCCGCAAGTGGTACGACTTCCCGCATGCCGTGGTCCTGAGCCCGATCGACCTGATGGTCTCGGTGCCGGCAACGCTGCTGCTCTGGGTCACCGCTGTGCTGCTGGGCGGCCTGGCAGTGCTCGCCTGCGTGATCGCCGGAGCACCGACCGGCCAGTGGCTTGGGTGGGCCGGCGCAGCTTTCGGGATGGGGGTGTGGCTAGGCCCGGGGTCGAGGCGCGTCCGTCGTCCCGTGGGCGGGCTGACCCGCCCGCTCGCCAGGACTGCGGGTGGCTGGGTGCTGACCATGCTGGTCCTGCTCGGCCTCGCCGGCGCCGCGGCGTACGCCGTGATGCAGCGTGGCACCGACTGGATGCCGCTCTCCGGCGCCCCGTGGGACGCGGACTGGCTTGACCTCTTCCGCCTCTGA
- a CDS encoding PLP-dependent aminotransferase family protein, with product MTSIVTASRIATLVDDFDRAPAYAGLSDALRLLIGDGRIPLGARLPSERDLTTVLEVSRTTVTRAYADLRDRGFAEARQGAGTFTRLPGGRRATMDRALSPLPGTTDLIDLNCAASSAPPGIAALYERAVAELPAYLSGHGYFPAGLPELQERIAATYAARGLPTDPEQILVTPGALSATAVVAQALTTPGDRVLVDSPVYPNATNALASRGARLVTSPVDPDGFDLPGMVATVRQGSPKVAYLLPDFQNPTGHVMTAAQREEYAAALQRSRVVAVVDEAHQGLALDEVTMPPPFATYLPDVITVGSASKQFWGGLRLGWIRAPRERIDAITSSRLGLDLGAPILEQLVLARILEDPDPIVTPHKDRLRAQRDVLVNALHKHLPEWRFRVPAGGLCLWVELPLPLSSALAAAAEQRGVGLAPGPVFAVHGGLERFIRIPWTRPADELEAAVRILAATWDETQNAARASGGGRRPERVRVV from the coding sequence ATGACCTCCATCGTGACCGCGTCGCGCATAGCCACTCTGGTGGATGATTTCGATCGCGCCCCCGCATACGCGGGACTCTCCGACGCGCTGCGACTCCTGATCGGCGACGGGCGGATCCCCCTCGGCGCCCGACTCCCGAGCGAGCGTGACCTGACCACGGTGCTCGAGGTCAGCCGGACCACGGTCACCCGTGCCTACGCCGATCTCCGCGACCGCGGTTTCGCCGAGGCCCGCCAGGGTGCCGGCACGTTCACCCGGCTACCCGGCGGGCGGCGCGCGACCATGGACCGCGCGCTCTCGCCACTGCCCGGCACCACTGACCTGATCGACCTGAACTGCGCCGCCTCCAGCGCGCCGCCCGGGATCGCTGCGCTCTACGAGCGAGCGGTGGCCGAGCTCCCGGCGTACCTCTCCGGGCACGGCTACTTCCCCGCAGGCCTGCCCGAGCTGCAGGAGCGCATCGCCGCGACGTACGCCGCCCGCGGACTGCCGACAGACCCGGAGCAGATCCTGGTGACGCCGGGCGCCCTCTCCGCGACCGCCGTCGTCGCCCAGGCCCTGACCACCCCCGGGGACCGCGTGCTCGTCGACAGCCCCGTCTACCCCAACGCGACCAACGCCCTCGCCAGCCGCGGAGCCCGGCTGGTCACCTCGCCCGTCGACCCGGACGGCTTCGACCTGCCGGGGATGGTCGCGACGGTGCGTCAGGGCTCACCGAAGGTGGCCTACCTGCTGCCCGACTTCCAGAACCCGACCGGCCACGTCATGACCGCCGCCCAGCGAGAGGAGTACGCCGCTGCGCTGCAGCGCAGCCGGGTGGTTGCCGTCGTCGACGAAGCACACCAGGGCCTCGCTCTCGACGAGGTGACGATGCCCCCGCCGTTCGCGACCTACCTGCCGGACGTCATCACGGTGGGCAGCGCGAGCAAGCAGTTCTGGGGAGGCCTCCGCCTCGGCTGGATCCGCGCGCCGCGTGAGCGCATCGACGCAATTACCAGCTCCCGGCTCGGGCTCGACCTCGGCGCACCGATCCTCGAGCAGCTGGTGCTCGCGCGCATCCTGGAGGACCCGGACCCCATCGTCACCCCACACAAGGACCGGCTGCGTGCCCAGCGCGACGTGCTCGTCAACGCCCTGCACAAGCACCTGCCCGAGTGGCGGTTCCGGGTCCCGGCGGGCGGGCTCTGCCTCTGGGTCGAGCTCCCTCTACCGCTCTCCTCCGCCCTGGCTGCCGCCGCCGAGCAGCGAGGCGTGGGGCTGGCACCAGGGCCCGTCTTCGCGGTCCACGGCGGACTGGAGCGCTTCATCCGGATCCCCTGGACGCGGCCCGCCGACGAGCTCGAGGCAGCAGTGCGCATCCTTGCCGCGACCTGGGACGAGACGCAGAACGCCGCCCGCGCCAGTGGCGGCGGGCGGCGTCCGGAACGCGTGCGGGTCGTCTGA
- a CDS encoding NAD(P)H-dependent oxidoreductase produces MSETKVLALVGSLRADSINRKLIEAVQAQAPEGVTVEIAEGLGNVPFYNEDIDGDAAPAAVAALREQVANADRVLFVTPEYNGSTPAVLANAIDWISRPFGAGAIKDKPVAVVGTAVGQYGGQWAHNDTRKSAGVAGGKVVEDIELSHAYAWGSDPSQDAETVAKFSDAVAKLVAADEVVVPA; encoded by the coding sequence ATGTCTGAGACCAAGGTCCTCGCCCTCGTCGGCTCGCTGCGCGCCGACTCCATCAACCGCAAGCTGATCGAGGCCGTCCAGGCCCAGGCCCCCGAGGGTGTCACGGTCGAGATCGCTGAAGGCCTCGGCAACGTCCCGTTCTACAACGAGGACATCGACGGCGACGCCGCTCCGGCCGCGGTCGCCGCGCTGCGTGAGCAGGTCGCCAACGCCGACCGCGTCCTCTTCGTCACCCCCGAGTACAACGGCTCCACCCCGGCCGTCCTCGCCAACGCGATCGACTGGATCTCCCGTCCGTTCGGTGCTGGCGCCATCAAGGACAAGCCGGTCGCTGTCGTCGGCACCGCTGTCGGTCAGTACGGCGGCCAGTGGGCGCACAACGACACCCGCAAGTCGGCCGGCGTCGCCGGTGGCAAGGTCGTCGAGGACATCGAGCTCTCCCACGCTTACGCCTGGGGCTCGGACCCGTCGCAGGACGCCGAGACCGTCGCGAAGTTCAGCGACGCGGTTGCCAAGCTGGTCGCGGCCGACGAGGTCGTCGTCCCCGCCTGA
- a CDS encoding branched-chain amino acid aminotransferase, producing MQISTTLSTTAVDDARLAEILAEPGFGTHFTDHMFTVEWTPEKGWHDARITPYGPITLDPATAVLHYAQETFEGMKAYRREDGSVWTFRPEANAARMARSSDRLALPVLPIEDFVAAVDALVKVDERWVPDAAGEKSLYLRPFMFASEKFLGVRPSQHVTFMVIASPAGAYFKGGLKPVSLWLTTEYTRAGRGGMGAAKTGGNYASSLVAQQEAYANGCDQVVFLDAQEGRYVEELGGMNMYFVYADGRVVTPETGTILEGITRASIIELAGKLGHPVEERRISIDEWRDGVASGDIVEIFACGTAAVVTPVGSLKWDGGETPAPTVEAGPLTSKIRAALVDVQFGRADDTFGWMHRVV from the coding sequence ATGCAGATCAGCACGACCCTCTCGACCACCGCTGTCGACGACGCCCGCCTGGCCGAGATCCTGGCCGAGCCGGGCTTCGGCACGCACTTCACCGACCACATGTTCACCGTCGAGTGGACGCCGGAGAAGGGGTGGCACGACGCCCGGATCACGCCCTACGGTCCGATCACGCTCGATCCCGCCACCGCTGTGCTGCACTACGCGCAGGAGACCTTCGAGGGCATGAAGGCCTACCGCCGTGAGGACGGGTCGGTCTGGACGTTCCGTCCCGAGGCCAACGCCGCGCGCATGGCGCGCTCGAGCGACCGCCTCGCGCTGCCGGTGCTGCCGATCGAGGACTTCGTCGCGGCCGTCGACGCGCTCGTGAAGGTCGACGAGCGCTGGGTGCCCGACGCGGCGGGGGAGAAGAGCCTCTACCTCCGGCCGTTCATGTTCGCCTCCGAGAAGTTCCTCGGGGTGCGCCCGTCGCAGCACGTCACGTTCATGGTCATCGCGAGCCCGGCCGGTGCCTACTTCAAGGGCGGCCTGAAGCCGGTCAGCCTCTGGCTCACCACGGAGTACACCCGAGCCGGCCGGGGTGGCATGGGTGCGGCCAAGACCGGGGGCAACTACGCGTCCTCGCTGGTCGCGCAGCAGGAGGCCTACGCCAACGGGTGCGACCAGGTCGTCTTCCTCGATGCCCAGGAGGGCAGGTACGTCGAGGAGCTCGGTGGCATGAACATGTACTTCGTCTACGCCGACGGCCGCGTCGTCACCCCCGAGACCGGCACCATCCTCGAGGGCATCACCCGCGCCTCGATCATCGAGCTGGCCGGCAAGCTCGGCCACCCGGTCGAGGAGCGCCGCATCTCGATCGACGAGTGGCGCGACGGTGTGGCCAGCGGCGACATCGTCGAGATCTTCGCGTGCGGCACCGCCGCCGTCGTGACGCCGGTCGGCAGCCTCAAGTGGGACGGCGGGGAGACCCCGGCGCCCACGGTCGAGGCTGGACCGCTGACGTCGAAGATCCGCGCAGCTCTCGTCGACGTCCAGTTCGGCCGTGCGGATGACACCTTCGGGTGGATGCACAGGGTCGTCTGA